A single genomic interval of Rubripirellula reticaptiva harbors:
- a CDS encoding DUF2314 domain-containing protein, with amino-acid sequence MSEDPHIFISPGDDPEMVEASKKARQTFKYFWREMAWEKRRIVPGLELAAVKASLFDPREVREANPGGLEVEHMWLIDIDFDGRQVQGTLINTPHSLKSYQEGQQVKIRGKQVGDWMYVSMGEVCGGFTIDLMRSRMSASERKHHDVAWGHDFGDVGVVPLVPNSYLGGEASKKKGMFSRFKKVPQQPQDYKKVAETEHPMSVNMRDSFEQALQKNPEMLEQADDAHGFTFLHQLALAGSWDGVDVCLKNGADAKKKSNNGMTAMDLAKCLAWKRVMARLQEA; translated from the coding sequence ATGAGCGAAGATCCTCACATTTTCATTTCTCCAGGCGATGATCCAGAGATGGTGGAGGCGAGTAAGAAAGCTCGTCAGACTTTCAAGTACTTTTGGCGCGAGATGGCTTGGGAGAAACGCCGCATTGTTCCCGGACTTGAGCTAGCCGCCGTAAAAGCGTCTTTGTTCGACCCGCGCGAAGTTCGGGAGGCCAACCCGGGTGGACTCGAAGTCGAACACATGTGGTTGATTGACATCGACTTCGATGGCCGACAAGTTCAAGGCACGCTGATCAATACGCCTCACTCGCTAAAGTCCTATCAAGAGGGCCAGCAAGTGAAAATTCGCGGCAAACAAGTCGGTGATTGGATGTACGTTTCGATGGGAGAGGTCTGCGGCGGATTCACGATCGACCTGATGCGAAGTCGCATGAGTGCGAGTGAACGCAAACATCATGATGTGGCTTGGGGACATGACTTTGGTGATGTTGGAGTCGTGCCCTTGGTGCCAAATAGCTATCTCGGCGGCGAGGCGTCAAAGAAGAAAGGAATGTTTTCAAGATTCAAGAAGGTGCCGCAACAACCTCAAGACTACAAAAAAGTTGCTGAAACCGAACATCCCATGTCGGTGAACATGCGCGATTCGTTCGAGCAAGCGTTGCAAAAGAATCCCGAAATGTTGGAGCAAGCCGATGACGCCCACGGGTTCACGTTCTTGCATCAATTGGCACTAGCCGGATCATGGGACGGCGTTGATGTATGCTTGAAAAACGGTGCGGATGCAAAGAAGAAAAGCAACAATGGAATGACCGCGATGGACCTCGCCAAGTGCTTGGCGTGGAAACGTGTGATGGCCAGACTGCAAGAAGCTTAG
- a CDS encoding DMT family transporter → MTVRMALLSLHAAVLLFGLSGLIGKSVSSPPVVVTCLRSLIGAVALGAFLRLMSRGHELLDGVRGRIKVMLVGGGLLAVHWWTFFMAIRLGTVSLGLLTYASFPLFITVLNWVLQREPVHRKDWWAAGTVLVGLGLVVPDWNFGSQVGLASALGLVSGLTFALLTLLNRQLTVHVMPLPLVTVQMAIAGLVLLPLAVPQFPNVQASDWLRLLLLGVACTGVAHAIFTSSLRTVRVASVSVAASLEPVYGMLAAWMVLGESATSVMLVGAAFVVGASFLSMLPDPAMKNPKP, encoded by the coding sequence ATGACCGTGCGAATGGCCCTACTTTCGCTTCATGCAGCAGTACTTCTGTTCGGATTGTCGGGGCTGATCGGAAAATCGGTTAGCAGTCCGCCGGTTGTTGTGACTTGTCTACGCTCGCTGATCGGTGCCGTAGCATTGGGAGCATTCCTGCGGCTGATGTCTCGCGGCCACGAATTGTTAGACGGCGTTCGTGGCAGAATCAAAGTGATGTTGGTCGGCGGTGGATTGCTTGCCGTTCATTGGTGGACATTCTTCATGGCGATCCGGCTCGGTACTGTCTCGCTTGGACTACTCACCTACGCGAGTTTTCCGCTCTTCATCACCGTTCTCAACTGGGTTCTTCAACGTGAACCCGTGCACCGCAAGGACTGGTGGGCGGCCGGCACTGTGCTCGTCGGCCTCGGACTTGTCGTACCGGATTGGAACTTTGGTTCGCAGGTTGGACTCGCGTCTGCCCTAGGGCTGGTCTCGGGGCTTACATTCGCACTGCTAACGCTATTGAATCGTCAACTGACGGTGCATGTGATGCCGCTGCCACTGGTCACGGTGCAGATGGCCATCGCCGGACTGGTTTTGTTGCCGCTGGCGGTTCCACAATTTCCCAATGTGCAAGCAAGCGATTGGCTGCGTCTCTTACTGCTCGGCGTCGCTTGCACTGGCGTTGCTCATGCAATTTTCACCTCCAGCCTGAGGACCGTCCGAGTGGCCTCGGTCAGCGTTGCCGCTTCCCTGGAACCAGTCTACGGAATGCTCGCTGCCTGGATGGTGCTCGGTGAATCGGCGACCTCTGTCATGTTGGTCGGAGCGGCGTTCGTCGTCGGTGCCAGTTTCCTAAGTATGCTGCCTGATCCTGCGATGAAAAATCCCAAACCATGA
- a CDS encoding FG-GAP repeat domain-containing protein, whose translation MKLRLSHGTVSIFALLFASTAMAQDRIFVTNERLAFGTDVFRSASVRVGDVDNDGDLDVVIANGRHWPEQNFLFLNAGRAKFSIMHPIGTDRRTSYACEFADLDGDGDLDIATGNDMALGRVMLNDGAGNFSQHSEVGEASSLRSLTAADIDADGDVDLIATCRGRANRIYLNDGAANFQSGPSFGSSDDSTIDVAVADINRDGHPDLLLANRDRQANEILFGDSKLQFKQRRTFGTGNDQTRAIAVADMNGDGNPDWVIGNVGQRNQTCFGDRKGEILEMHAFGADDSVTYCIAVADMDNDGDTDVICGNVGQANSVFFNSGEGTAFVEVTFGNPNAATYGLSVGDLDGDGFVDIAIANSGSINSVFLNRPAGKQAAQ comes from the coding sequence ATGAAGTTGCGATTGTCGCACGGCACGGTTTCGATATTCGCTCTGCTGTTTGCTTCGACCGCGATGGCCCAGGACCGGATTTTTGTCACCAACGAACGCCTTGCTTTTGGAACAGACGTCTTTCGCTCTGCATCGGTGCGAGTGGGCGACGTCGACAACGATGGAGACCTGGACGTTGTTATTGCCAACGGACGACATTGGCCAGAACAAAACTTTCTGTTTCTGAATGCGGGCAGAGCGAAGTTTTCGATCATGCATCCCATAGGAACTGATCGTCGAACGTCCTACGCATGCGAGTTCGCTGATTTGGATGGCGACGGAGATTTGGACATCGCTACCGGCAATGATATGGCGTTGGGCCGAGTCATGCTGAACGATGGTGCCGGAAATTTTTCCCAACACTCAGAAGTCGGTGAAGCCTCAAGTCTGCGAAGTCTAACCGCCGCTGATATCGACGCCGACGGAGACGTTGACCTGATTGCCACTTGCCGAGGTCGCGCAAACCGAATCTATCTGAATGACGGTGCTGCTAACTTTCAGTCGGGTCCATCCTTCGGTAGCAGCGACGACTCTACCATCGACGTCGCAGTCGCAGACATCAACCGCGACGGGCACCCAGACTTATTGCTGGCAAATCGTGATCGACAAGCGAACGAAATTCTGTTTGGGGACAGTAAGCTGCAATTCAAACAGCGAAGAACTTTCGGAACGGGCAACGATCAAACAAGAGCGATCGCTGTCGCAGACATGAATGGAGATGGCAATCCTGACTGGGTGATCGGAAACGTCGGGCAACGGAATCAGACTTGTTTTGGCGATAGAAAAGGCGAGATCTTGGAAATGCATGCCTTTGGTGCCGACGACAGTGTCACTTATTGCATCGCTGTTGCTGACATGGACAACGATGGAGACACCGATGTGATCTGCGGCAATGTCGGCCAGGCGAATTCCGTGTTCTTCAACAGCGGCGAAGGCACCGCATTCGTTGAAGTCACCTTCGGCAATCCCAACGCGGCAACGTATGGACTGAGCGTCGGCGATCTGGATGGCGATGGCTTTGTGGATATCGCGATCGCAAACTCTGGTAGCATAAATTCTGTTTTCTTGAATCGTCCGGCCGGAAAGCAGGCAGCTCAATGA
- a CDS encoding DUF7133 domain-containing protein, translated as MLMASGRICYLMHLVFVATVAAGVVDALATELETRTKALVPGLTIKHLPVTLKNIDSVDYGPDGRLYAAGYDGRVYVLTDTDGDGLEDKAEVFWSKQGDLLTPVGMLAASEGVYVAARGKVALLRDIDGDGIADSSEAVVSGWQNETHNSDTRNDAAGVAMDADGNLYFSLGCMSYNKAWLLDGKGQSQYDLHSERGTILKVSADRKRREIVATGLRFVIGMDFNQHGDLFATDQEGDTWFPGGNPRDELLQIIPGRHYGFPFRHPKYLPNVIDEPAVVDFSPQHQSTCGFRFNELRSHRQSFGPSHWEGDAIVTGFSRGKLWRVPLAKSRAGYVGKQIQFAAFESLPTDVAISPTGELLVTCHGGKPDWGSGPAANGHLYKISFDATQPQPVAAWSASPLEVKVAFDRPLDPTQIKTAQIEMGDFVWEGDKYEWIFPGYDVVKLEKGSLHRSLNVDGIAVSDDGRTVTLSTAGQPWRTRYSMVLPGVASAKGNGRTDPSNVEVSFDLSGVHGEWTRKGDSRSTWTGWLPHVDTNVIDVLTAGSAEHERLKPLLDQPGSLVLRSQLLLPGNHVAFRFEASNPFAIQCGNVAVNSVAFGARYVSEFTMDAERPRWESESRGGREQIVPSEEVPLEIVAQTGATGSSFVLDASYHADFDPNERPLRLEHLFVPWAPTIKPPNDGSQDMSGALVVGDPVKGRELFFGNEANCSVCHTFAGNGGKVAADLTVSVRRSPEAVLRDIVEPNAAINPDYVSYKLLTDSGQVLTGLLQSAVTFSHHKRATTFSGWPQTTTPSYG; from the coding sequence ATGCTCATGGCTTCCGGTCGCATTTGTTATCTGATGCACCTTGTATTCGTGGCAACCGTCGCTGCCGGCGTTGTCGATGCTCTTGCTACTGAGCTTGAGACGCGTACGAAAGCTCTGGTTCCTGGACTGACGATCAAGCATCTGCCAGTGACACTGAAGAATATTGATAGCGTCGACTATGGTCCGGACGGTCGATTGTATGCGGCTGGGTACGATGGCCGCGTTTATGTATTGACCGACACGGACGGTGATGGGCTGGAAGATAAAGCAGAAGTGTTTTGGTCCAAGCAAGGCGACTTGTTGACACCCGTGGGGATGCTTGCGGCGAGTGAAGGAGTTTACGTTGCTGCTCGAGGCAAGGTCGCATTGCTACGTGATATCGATGGCGACGGGATCGCTGACTCCAGCGAAGCTGTGGTATCCGGTTGGCAGAATGAAACCCATAACAGTGATACACGGAATGACGCGGCGGGCGTCGCAATGGATGCCGATGGCAATTTATATTTCAGTCTCGGATGCATGTCCTATAACAAGGCGTGGTTGCTCGACGGCAAAGGGCAATCGCAGTACGACTTGCATAGCGAACGAGGCACGATTCTGAAGGTATCGGCAGACCGCAAGCGGCGGGAAATAGTCGCCACCGGGTTGCGTTTCGTGATCGGTATGGACTTCAACCAACACGGCGATCTGTTTGCCACCGACCAAGAAGGTGATACCTGGTTCCCCGGGGGCAATCCTCGTGACGAGTTGTTACAAATCATTCCTGGCCGACACTACGGATTCCCATTCCGCCATCCGAAGTATCTGCCCAACGTGATCGATGAACCAGCGGTTGTTGATTTCTCGCCACAACATCAATCAACCTGCGGATTTCGCTTCAATGAATTGCGTTCACATCGACAATCTTTTGGCCCATCACACTGGGAAGGCGACGCGATCGTCACTGGTTTCTCACGTGGCAAACTGTGGCGAGTCCCCTTAGCGAAGTCGCGTGCCGGTTACGTCGGTAAGCAAATTCAATTCGCGGCGTTCGAATCGCTGCCAACGGATGTCGCAATTTCGCCCACAGGTGAACTGCTGGTGACGTGCCATGGTGGCAAACCAGACTGGGGATCGGGTCCAGCAGCCAACGGTCACCTCTACAAAATCAGCTTTGATGCGACGCAGCCTCAACCGGTTGCTGCGTGGTCGGCCAGTCCGTTGGAGGTCAAGGTCGCCTTCGATCGTCCGCTTGATCCGACACAGATTAAGACAGCGCAAATCGAGATGGGCGACTTCGTTTGGGAAGGCGACAAGTACGAGTGGATCTTTCCCGGTTATGATGTTGTCAAGCTGGAGAAAGGTAGTCTTCATCGTTCGCTCAACGTCGATGGTATCGCAGTGTCAGACGACGGTCGTACGGTCACTTTATCGACTGCCGGCCAACCCTGGCGAACACGCTATTCCATGGTGCTGCCTGGAGTAGCGTCTGCCAAGGGAAATGGTCGTACGGACCCGAGCAATGTGGAGGTGTCGTTTGATCTCAGTGGAGTCCATGGCGAATGGACACGGAAAGGCGATTCCCGATCAACATGGACTGGATGGCTACCGCACGTCGATACGAATGTCATTGATGTGTTGACTGCCGGCTCTGCGGAACACGAGCGGCTCAAGCCTTTGCTGGATCAACCAGGATCACTCGTGCTTCGGTCACAGCTTTTGCTTCCGGGAAACCACGTTGCGTTCCGCTTTGAAGCAAGTAATCCATTTGCTATTCAGTGTGGCAACGTTGCAGTGAATTCCGTTGCCTTTGGCGCTCGCTACGTTTCCGAATTCACGATGGATGCAGAACGGCCACGATGGGAAAGTGAGTCTCGTGGCGGACGCGAACAGATTGTGCCCAGTGAAGAAGTGCCCTTGGAGATCGTTGCTCAAACGGGTGCAACTGGAAGTTCTTTTGTGCTGGATGCGTCGTACCACGCCGACTTTGATCCAAACGAGCGACCCTTGCGGCTGGAACATCTGTTTGTTCCCTGGGCGCCAACGATCAAGCCTCCAAACGATGGTAGTCAAGACATGTCTGGAGCATTGGTCGTCGGCGATCCCGTTAAGGGGCGCGAACTGTTCTTCGGCAACGAAGCCAATTGCTCGGTCTGTCACACATTCGCGGGTAATGGCGGGAAAGTCGCTGCGGATCTTACCGTTTCCGTGCGTCGATCACCGGAAGCGGTTTTGCGTGACATTGTCGAACCCAACGCGGCAATTAATCCTGATTACGTCAGCTACAAACTGCTGACAGATTCAGGACAAGTACTGACCGGCCTTTTGCAGTCCGCGGTTACATTCTCCCACCACAAAAGGGCGACTACGTTTTCTGGATGGCCGCAGACGACTACGCCGAGTTATGGCTGA
- a CDS encoding outer membrane protein assembly factor BamB family protein: MMKMIRPTLLLVSGVLTFGFLANGERLHAQTTTNWPAFRGLDGSGVVEGFPVRTAWNADPAAGGIDGVLWEIEIPGLGHSSPVIFGNQLFLITAIADLGTAELQIAAGGKPTAADDNGQQQWVILCYDKSNGKEQWRRTARTGQPRATRHAKATHANTSVCVDGKHVVAFLGSEGLYCYDMEGTLLWQRDLGVINISKYGIGWGYASSPAIHNDRVALVCDDPTDPFVAVLRLSDGEELWRVARNGDCERSWGTPFIHAGDDTAQVIVNGWPWIVSYDLESGEEIWRLEGGGDNPIPTPFEANGWIYITNAHGAKSPIFVVRPNARGNISVDLPADKLNVSEDAIVWSTQRGGSYMSTPVVYGDYLYLGNSNGVVRCFNAKTGEKVYEQRLGKDAGVIASLVASDDKVFCPSENGTFYVLSAGEEFKLLSSNKMSEPILATPAISEGVLYIRTTRRLVAVQ; this comes from the coding sequence ATGATGAAAATGATTCGCCCAACATTGCTGCTGGTCAGTGGCGTGCTGACCTTTGGATTCTTGGCTAACGGCGAGCGCTTGCATGCTCAAACGACGACGAATTGGCCAGCGTTTCGCGGGCTTGATGGAAGTGGTGTTGTCGAGGGCTTTCCTGTCCGCACAGCTTGGAACGCAGACCCAGCGGCTGGAGGAATAGACGGAGTGCTTTGGGAAATTGAAATTCCCGGTTTGGGACATAGCAGTCCCGTGATCTTTGGCAATCAATTGTTCCTGATCACCGCGATTGCCGACCTAGGCACCGCAGAACTACAAATCGCGGCTGGGGGGAAACCAACAGCCGCCGACGACAACGGCCAGCAACAGTGGGTAATTCTGTGCTACGACAAATCCAACGGCAAAGAACAGTGGCGCCGGACGGCTCGAACTGGACAGCCTCGCGCGACTCGTCACGCCAAGGCGACTCATGCCAACACGAGCGTTTGTGTTGACGGTAAACACGTCGTTGCGTTTCTGGGTTCCGAGGGCCTGTACTGCTACGACATGGAAGGCACATTGTTATGGCAACGCGATCTTGGAGTTATCAACATCAGTAAGTATGGCATCGGCTGGGGCTATGCCAGCTCGCCGGCGATCCACAACGATCGAGTCGCGTTGGTTTGCGATGACCCGACAGATCCATTCGTCGCCGTTCTTCGCTTGAGCGATGGAGAAGAGCTCTGGCGAGTGGCTCGCAACGGTGACTGCGAGCGCAGTTGGGGAACTCCATTCATTCATGCTGGCGACGACACGGCGCAAGTTATCGTCAACGGTTGGCCATGGATTGTTTCTTACGACCTGGAATCCGGCGAAGAAATCTGGCGATTGGAAGGCGGAGGCGACAATCCCATTCCAACACCCTTTGAAGCAAACGGCTGGATCTACATTACGAATGCTCACGGAGCAAAGTCACCGATCTTCGTCGTGCGACCGAATGCACGAGGCAACATCTCTGTCGATCTTCCCGCCGATAAATTGAACGTCTCGGAGGACGCCATCGTCTGGAGCACTCAACGGGGCGGATCCTACATGTCGACACCCGTCGTCTACGGCGACTATCTTTATCTTGGAAACTCGAATGGAGTGGTGCGTTGTTTCAATGCGAAGACTGGTGAAAAAGTCTACGAACAGCGTCTCGGTAAGGATGCCGGAGTGATCGCATCGTTGGTTGCTTCGGACGACAAGGTATTCTGTCCATCAGAAAACGGAACCTTCTACGTCCTCTCCGCGGGCGAGGAATTCAAACTGCTGTCTAGCAACAAAATGTCAGAACCGATCCTGGCAACTCCCGCCATTTCGGAAGGCGTTCTCTACATCCGAACGACACGAAGGCTGGTTGCGGTCCAGTAG
- a CDS encoding alkaline phosphatase family protein, which translates to MMTSRILTPIFQCNDPAENDAPFTAMECHDGCRAGSKNYPCRTIRTKDYVYIHNFEPTRCPSGSPDASVCARSIPFGEIDTSPTKTFMMEHRNEHGVTHLAELAFRMRPAEELYDLKNDPHQMVNFAGSTAMAETQASLRRRLFSHLEKTRDPRVVGGVVDWNYYPYYGKTSTKRWSVDEKPRQDTDFVTCSRSILASCICG; encoded by the coding sequence ATGATGACTTCTCGCATTCTCACCCCAATCTTTCAATGCAACGATCCTGCCGAGAATGACGCGCCGTTCACTGCGATGGAATGTCACGATGGTTGCCGAGCGGGCAGCAAAAATTATCCCTGTCGAACGATTCGAACGAAGGATTACGTCTACATTCACAACTTCGAGCCGACTCGCTGTCCTTCAGGTTCTCCGGATGCCAGCGTCTGCGCGAGATCGATACCGTTCGGCGAGATCGACACGTCGCCGACAAAGACCTTCATGATGGAACACCGCAACGAACATGGTGTAACGCATCTGGCCGAGCTGGCATTCAGAATGCGGCCGGCCGAGGAACTTTATGATCTCAAGAATGACCCGCACCAAATGGTGAACTTCGCGGGATCGACCGCGATGGCAGAGACGCAAGCGTCGCTTCGCAGGCGACTCTTCAGTCATCTCGAGAAGACGCGTGATCCCCGCGTCGTCGGCGGCGTTGTAGACTGGAACTACTATCCGTACTACGGAAAAACCAGCACGAAAAGATGGAGCGTCGATGAGAAGCCTCGCCAAGACACTGATTTCGTTACTTGTTCTAGGAGTATTCTTGCAAGCTGCATCTGCGGATGA
- a CDS encoding sulfatase — protein sequence MQAASADEPLNVIFFLVDDLGQRDVGCYGSQFHETPAIDQLAKEGMLFDNAYSTCHVCSPSRASILTGKYPARTNLTEWLSGRPERDYENLHHGEKLTALPDAEQTLAETLHGHGYATANYGKAHLNKDPKTYGFDEAITGWVKSYHHPFGGEYNETLPANEGDYFTDKLTDAAIDFIERNKDKPFFVHLEHFSVHDPIQGRKDLVQKYEKKLATMPHQESPDYILEPNPDGPAISEEQIKSLEENDNNTLHQKERVWWVKQKQDNVEFAGMVEATDESLGRIRAKLKELGLEENTIIIFTSDNGGMAASNQYRGIQQPREKLNSQFASSNLPLRGAKGWNYEGGIRVPLIVHWPGEIQANSTSHAVVTGTDYYPTLLEMLNLPSLPDQHVDGRSFVPALKAESYDRGPIYWHFPHYSNHGFQSPGGAVRSGRYKLLEYYENGTVQLFDLDGDIGEQNDLADSHSEIAGELKNMLHAWRYEVDAKMPYPKTATSKSAPGARVDRRN from the coding sequence TTGCAAGCTGCATCTGCGGATGAACCTCTCAATGTGATCTTCTTTCTTGTCGATGATCTTGGTCAACGAGACGTCGGCTGTTATGGCAGCCAGTTCCACGAAACTCCGGCGATCGACCAGTTGGCCAAAGAGGGCATGCTCTTTGATAACGCCTACTCGACTTGCCACGTTTGCTCACCGAGCCGCGCAAGTATCCTCACCGGCAAGTATCCGGCTCGCACGAATCTAACCGAGTGGCTGAGCGGGCGGCCTGAACGCGACTACGAGAACCTTCACCACGGTGAGAAGCTAACGGCTCTGCCCGATGCTGAACAAACGCTGGCGGAGACTTTACACGGACACGGCTATGCAACCGCGAACTATGGCAAGGCTCATCTGAACAAAGACCCGAAGACTTACGGGTTTGACGAAGCAATTACGGGCTGGGTCAAGTCTTATCATCATCCCTTCGGCGGCGAGTACAACGAAACGCTGCCCGCAAACGAGGGTGACTACTTTACCGATAAGTTGACGGATGCCGCCATTGATTTCATTGAGCGAAACAAAGACAAGCCGTTCTTTGTGCATCTTGAACACTTTTCCGTTCACGATCCAATCCAAGGCCGCAAGGACTTGGTTCAGAAGTACGAAAAGAAACTTGCGACGATGCCGCATCAGGAAAGCCCCGATTACATCCTCGAACCTAACCCGGATGGCCCTGCGATATCAGAGGAACAGATCAAATCGCTGGAAGAAAACGACAACAATACATTGCACCAGAAAGAGCGTGTGTGGTGGGTGAAGCAGAAGCAGGACAACGTCGAGTTTGCTGGAATGGTTGAGGCGACGGATGAAAGTCTTGGTCGAATCCGCGCGAAGCTTAAGGAACTTGGACTGGAAGAGAACACCATCATCATCTTCACATCCGACAACGGAGGGATGGCGGCTTCAAACCAGTATCGCGGAATCCAACAACCCCGCGAAAAATTGAATTCGCAGTTCGCAAGTTCCAATCTGCCGCTTCGCGGGGCCAAGGGGTGGAACTACGAAGGCGGAATTCGGGTGCCGTTGATTGTCCACTGGCCCGGCGAAATTCAAGCGAACTCCACTTCACACGCGGTAGTCACCGGAACGGATTACTACCCCACCCTGCTTGAAATGTTGAACCTCCCCTCCTTACCAGATCAGCACGTCGACGGCCGAAGCTTTGTCCCTGCTTTAAAGGCTGAAAGCTACGATCGTGGGCCGATCTACTGGCATTTCCCCCACTACAGCAATCATGGTTTCCAAAGCCCTGGAGGTGCCGTTCGTTCCGGCCGATACAAATTGCTCGAATACTACGAAAACGGAACCGTCCAACTCTTCGACTTGGATGGTGACATTGGCGAACAAAACGACCTTGCGGATTCGCATTCAGAGATCGCCGGAGAGCTGAAGAACATGCTGCACGCGTGGCGCTACGAAGTCGATGCCAAAATGCCATATCCCAAGACGGCGACTTCAAAATCTGCGCCGGGAGCAAGAGTCGACAGACGCAATTGA
- a CDS encoding sulfatase family protein: protein MRHYIQLLHLLSLLPLLVAVHSATANEPVRPNVIIIFIDDMGYGDVGFNGATVPKTPNLDQLAKDGMKFTDFYVGCAVCSGSRTALLTGCHYQRLSMNPVLFPNSDKGLNPDEVTLADMLKEAGYRTSCIGKWHLGHLPPCLPTDQGFDDYWGVPYSNDMWIDPANKLADEIVIRDGVTLQQLKAGHKIKNQVPILHNEEVIEYPADQTTLTKRYTEQSVRFINENKHNPFFLYLPHSMVHRPLAVSEAFNNPNNEMITNAIEEVDWSVGEIVKALKDADIAENTLVVFTSDNGAAVGSSLPLRGKKASVYDGGIREPTVMWWPSKIPAGSVCSEVAASIDLMPTLVQLCGGTLPDNKIDGKDIWPLMSSQKGAVSPHEAYVLMHGPGTVRSGKWKFYPWQEGKGSNRDKANAKPSKFSVQLYDTVADIGERNNIAKTHPEVVQRLQIAYDQHVAEIKANQRPTAHMSRPTGVPAADRP from the coding sequence ATGAGACATTACATCCAACTTTTGCATCTACTTTCGTTGCTTCCGTTGCTGGTCGCCGTCCATTCAGCGACAGCCAACGAACCAGTGCGTCCAAACGTCATCATCATTTTCATTGACGACATGGGATACGGCGATGTCGGCTTCAATGGCGCCACCGTTCCAAAGACACCCAATCTAGACCAGCTCGCCAAAGACGGCATGAAGTTCACCGACTTCTACGTTGGCTGCGCGGTCTGCTCTGGATCCAGAACTGCACTGCTAACCGGATGCCACTACCAACGTCTGAGTATGAATCCGGTTCTGTTTCCTAATAGCGACAAGGGGCTGAATCCGGACGAGGTAACGCTTGCCGATATGTTGAAAGAAGCCGGTTACCGCACTTCGTGCATTGGCAAGTGGCATCTTGGACATTTACCACCCTGTCTGCCGACGGATCAAGGATTCGATGACTACTGGGGTGTTCCGTACAGCAACGACATGTGGATTGATCCGGCAAACAAGCTGGCTGATGAAATCGTGATTCGTGATGGCGTAACGCTGCAGCAACTCAAAGCCGGTCACAAGATCAAAAACCAAGTTCCGATTCTTCACAACGAAGAGGTCATCGAATACCCGGCTGACCAAACCACGCTTACCAAGCGATACACGGAACAGTCCGTTCGCTTCATCAATGAAAACAAACACAATCCGTTCTTTCTGTATTTACCTCACTCAATGGTGCATCGGCCTTTGGCGGTATCCGAAGCCTTTAACAATCCAAACAACGAGATGATCACCAACGCCATCGAAGAAGTTGACTGGTCCGTTGGTGAAATTGTGAAGGCCCTGAAGGACGCAGACATTGCCGAAAACACGCTTGTTGTGTTTACCAGCGACAATGGCGCCGCGGTTGGATCATCGCTGCCTTTGCGTGGAAAGAAAGCGAGCGTTTACGACGGCGGCATTCGCGAACCCACCGTAATGTGGTGGCCGAGCAAAATCCCAGCAGGATCGGTCTGCAGTGAAGTTGCAGCGTCAATTGACCTGATGCCGACGCTCGTGCAACTTTGCGGTGGCACACTGCCCGACAATAAAATTGACGGCAAGGACATCTGGCCGCTGATGAGCAGTCAGAAGGGCGCGGTCAGTCCACACGAAGCTTACGTTCTGATGCACGGACCGGGAACCGTTCGAAGCGGCAAGTGGAAGTTTTATCCTTGGCAAGAAGGCAAGGGATCAAATCGGGACAAGGCAAACGCGAAGCCTTCGAAGTTTTCGGTGCAGTTGTACGACACCGTCGCAGATATCGGCGAAAGGAACAACATCGCGAAAACGCACCCGGAGGTTGTCCAGCGATTGCAGATTGCGTACGACCAACATGTTGCCGAGATCAAAGCCAACCAGCGACCGACCGCCCACATGTCGCGTCCCACCGGCGTTCCCGCGGCCGACAGACCCTAA